In the genome of Poecilia reticulata strain Guanapo linkage group LG16, Guppy_female_1.0+MT, whole genome shotgun sequence, one region contains:
- the pitpnc1b gene encoding cytoplasmic phosphatidylinositol transfer protein 1b isoform X2, translating into MISKHSCEQSGGGEGVEVVRNEPDIHPQHGPGQLTEKRIYLTSKLPSWIKAFVPRVFYVTEKAWNFYPYTITEYSVSFVPRFSIRIETRFENNNGSNNNVFGDKPTPEGDVCFLDILADPIPDKHYKESEDLSLWRSNKTNRGPLEKGWRDNHSPIMCSYKRVQCSFEVYGFQTRTEDFLHRIVKDILLVGHREAVAWVDEWHGLSLEEVREYEKTMQEKTNSKVKSNQNNSGPQDSCDRPAISRSISVTDERSLKKMGVPTVDMSDKSASSVLHCPIRLNSTPE; encoded by the exons ATGATCAGTAAGCACAGCTGTGAGCAGAGCGGTGGGGGCGAAGGAGTGGAGGTGGTGAGGAATGAGCCGGATATTCACCCTCAGCATGGTCCTGGACAGCTGACCGAGAAGAGAATCTACCTCACCAG TAAACTGCCGTCCTGGATTAAAGCTTTTGTGCCACGAGTTTTCTATGTGACAGAAAAGGCGTGGAACTTCTACCCCTACACCATCACAG AGTACTCA GTGTCGTTCGTCCCGAGGTTCAGCATCCGCATTGAGACAAGGTTCGAAAACAACAACGGCAGTAACAACAAT GTGTTTGGGGACAAGCCAACCCCAGAGGGGGACGTTTGCTTCCTGGACATCCTAGCTGACCCCATCCCGGACAAGCACTACAAAGAATCGGAG GATCTGAGTCTCTGGCGGTCAAATAAAACCAACCGAGGGCCTCTGGAGAAAGGCTGGAGGGACAACCACAGCCCCATTATGTGCTCCTATAAGAGAGTGCAGTGCAGCTTCGAGGTCTACGGCTTCCAGACCAGGACGGAGGATTTCTTGCACAGA ATTGTTAAAGACATTCTTCTGGTCGGCCACAGGGAGGCAGTCGCGTGGGTTGACGAGTGGCACG GGCTCAGCTTGGAGGAGGTGAGAGAGTACGAGAAAACAATGCAAGAGAAGACCAACAGCAAAGTCAAATCCAACCAGAACAACTCAG GCCCACAGGATTCCTGCGATCGTCCTGCGATCTCCCGGTCCATCTCCGTGACAGACGAGCGTTCCCTGAAGAAGATGGGAGTGCCGACGGTGGACATGTCTGACAAGTCAGCCTCCTCTGTGCTGCACTGTCCCATTCGCCTCAACTCCACC
- the pitpnc1b gene encoding cytoplasmic phosphatidylinositol transfer protein 1b isoform X1, with translation MLMKEYRICMPLTVEEYKIGQLYMISKHSCEQSGGGEGVEVVRNEPDIHPQHGPGQLTEKRIYLTSKLPSWIKAFVPRVFYVTEKAWNFYPYTITEYSVSFVPRFSIRIETRFENNNGSNNNVFGDKPTPEGDVCFLDILADPIPDKHYKESEDLSLWRSNKTNRGPLEKGWRDNHSPIMCSYKRVQCSFEVYGFQTRTEDFLHRIVKDILLVGHREAVAWVDEWHGLSLEEVREYEKTMQEKTNSKVKSNQNNSGPQDSCDRPAISRSISVTDERSLKKMGVPTVDMSDKSASSVLHCPIRLNSTPE, from the exons ATGTTGATGAAAGAGTATCGCATATGTATGCCACTGACGGTGGAGGAG TACAAGATTGGGCAGCTCTACATGATCAGTAAGCACAGCTGTGAGCAGAGCGGTGGGGGCGAAGGAGTGGAGGTGGTGAGGAATGAGCCGGATATTCACCCTCAGCATGGTCCTGGACAGCTGACCGAGAAGAGAATCTACCTCACCAG TAAACTGCCGTCCTGGATTAAAGCTTTTGTGCCACGAGTTTTCTATGTGACAGAAAAGGCGTGGAACTTCTACCCCTACACCATCACAG AGTACTCA GTGTCGTTCGTCCCGAGGTTCAGCATCCGCATTGAGACAAGGTTCGAAAACAACAACGGCAGTAACAACAAT GTGTTTGGGGACAAGCCAACCCCAGAGGGGGACGTTTGCTTCCTGGACATCCTAGCTGACCCCATCCCGGACAAGCACTACAAAGAATCGGAG GATCTGAGTCTCTGGCGGTCAAATAAAACCAACCGAGGGCCTCTGGAGAAAGGCTGGAGGGACAACCACAGCCCCATTATGTGCTCCTATAAGAGAGTGCAGTGCAGCTTCGAGGTCTACGGCTTCCAGACCAGGACGGAGGATTTCTTGCACAGA ATTGTTAAAGACATTCTTCTGGTCGGCCACAGGGAGGCAGTCGCGTGGGTTGACGAGTGGCACG GGCTCAGCTTGGAGGAGGTGAGAGAGTACGAGAAAACAATGCAAGAGAAGACCAACAGCAAAGTCAAATCCAACCAGAACAACTCAG GCCCACAGGATTCCTGCGATCGTCCTGCGATCTCCCGGTCCATCTCCGTGACAGACGAGCGTTCCCTGAAGAAGATGGGAGTGCCGACGGTGGACATGTCTGACAAGTCAGCCTCCTCTGTGCTGCACTGTCCCATTCGCCTCAACTCCACC